CTCCAAGAAAAATAATTGCAATAATTTGTAAATGACAGGTTCACCAATCAAGTACTTGAAGCATAAGATCCATGTTGTTGATGACAAGAATTTGGTGACTAAGTATTCAATGATTGAAGGAGATGTTCTTGGAGACAAACTGGAATCCATTTCCTATGATCTCAAATTTGAAGCTGCTGGAAATGGAGGATGTGTTTGCAAGTCCATAACTGAGTACCACACAAAAGGTGATTATGTGTTGAAGGAAGAAGAACACAATGAAGGCAAAAATCAAGGCATGGAACTTTTCAAGATTGTTGAAGCATACCTCCTCGCCAATCCTTCTGTCTATGCTTAAGTAATGAAAAATAATCAAGTCCACACGTAAGATATAACGTGTTGTGACattacataataataaaataataaaagtgtTTTAGTtgaaagtttaatattttaaatgagaTGATCATTCTAAGAATTTGAATTTTCATTGTTACAGTGTTTTTTTGGTTGTGTGTGTGTTCTTTTTCCAAGTTTATCATGGGAAGAACTCCTAATAATATAGCAAGCTTTGATGTTACTTTTTGAGTGTTGCATTTATATTGTTATCACAACAATCTGGAAAATTCATTATATATACGGCAGAGAAGGGAAGCTCTTCTCATATTCAAAAAAGGAATTAATCGCCgcttattttagaccacaattttttttagcCAAACTTCATATCAGTTAGAAATTTGTCCCACATCGCTATAGAATAGAAACTGTTGGTAATTTTTAATAGAATGGCAGAGAGAATTGTTCGCTGAGCTCAGTAATGTGGGCTTGTAACCCAAATGGGGGCTTTAATGTGGTGGGATGTTGGGCTATCTCAGATGGTTGGGCTTGGTGGGCTAAATTC
This DNA window, taken from Solanum dulcamara chromosome 3, daSolDulc1.2, whole genome shotgun sequence, encodes the following:
- the LOC129881880 gene encoding pathogenesis-related protein STH-2 — translated: MGVTTYTHETTTPVAPTRLFKALVVDSDNLIPKLMPQVKNIEAEGDGSIKKMNFVEGSPIKYLKHKIHVVDDKNLVTKYSMIEGDVLGDKLESISYDLKFEAAGNGGCVCKSITEYHTKGDYVLKEEEHNEGKNQGMELFKIVEAYLLANPSVYA